The following are from one region of the Achromobacter xylosoxidans genome:
- a CDS encoding ABC transporter ATP-binding protein, translating into MGAVVHNLKPDTATAKIELREVCLSYFTQEGETEALSNVSFTLAAGEFVSLIGQSGCGKSTLLSLIAGLIPPTSGAVMIDGQAVTKPNPRIGYMLQQDYLFEWRTILDNVMLGAEIQGRRDARSEARAVHLLEKCGLGAFLSHTPRQLSGGMRQRAALARTLVTEPDVILLDEPFSALDSQTRLAISDEVVDILRREGKTVVLVTHDIGEAIAMTDRVIVLSRRPGRLKSQYRIHYGDGQARPTPFQARSRPEFNTYFKQLWDELDVHVEG; encoded by the coding sequence ATGGGCGCCGTCGTCCACAACCTGAAGCCGGACACCGCCACGGCGAAGATCGAACTGCGCGAGGTCTGTCTTTCCTATTTCACCCAGGAAGGCGAGACGGAGGCGCTGTCGAACGTGTCGTTCACGCTGGCGGCGGGCGAATTCGTCAGCCTGATCGGGCAAAGCGGCTGCGGCAAGAGCACGCTGCTGTCGCTGATCGCCGGCCTGATTCCGCCGACCTCGGGCGCCGTGATGATAGACGGCCAGGCCGTGACCAAGCCCAATCCGCGCATCGGCTACATGCTGCAGCAGGACTACCTGTTCGAATGGCGCACCATCCTGGACAACGTCATGCTGGGCGCGGAGATCCAGGGCCGGCGCGATGCGCGCAGCGAGGCGCGCGCCGTGCATCTGCTGGAGAAATGCGGACTGGGCGCCTTCCTGTCGCACACGCCGCGCCAGTTGTCGGGCGGCATGCGGCAGCGCGCCGCGCTGGCCCGCACCCTGGTCACCGAGCCGGACGTGATCCTGCTGGACGAGCCCTTCTCGGCGCTGGATTCGCAGACCCGGCTGGCAATCTCCGACGAAGTGGTGGACATCCTGCGGCGCGAAGGCAAGACCGTGGTGCTGGTGACGCACGACATCGGCGAAGCCATCGCCATGACGGACCGCGTGATCGTGCTGTCGCGCCGGCCCGGCCGCCTCAAGAGCCAGTACCGCATCCATTACGGCGACGGCCAGGCCCGGCCCACGCCGTTCCAGGCGCGCTCGCGGCCCGAATTCAATACCTACTTCAAACAGCTGTGGGACGAGCTCGATGTCCACGTGGAGGGTTGA
- a CDS encoding alpha/beta hydrolase: protein MNAPTDLLDCIEIETAPNPTHAVIWLHGLGADGNDFAPIVPELDLPAGASVRFVFPNAPVQRVTINNGMSMRSWYDILVMDLVRVEDARGIRASEAAIHKLIARENARGIPTSKIVLAGFSQGCAMTLHTGIRLPEKLAGMMGLSGYLPLLDTAEAERNSANQDTPIFLAHGQYDPVVSLPRAQASLAELRRLGYDVQWHTYPMPHSVCAEEVADISKFLNQVLV, encoded by the coding sequence ATGAACGCTCCGACCGACCTGCTCGATTGCATCGAGATCGAAACCGCCCCCAATCCCACGCACGCCGTGATCTGGCTGCATGGCCTGGGCGCCGACGGCAACGACTTCGCGCCCATCGTGCCGGAGCTGGACCTGCCGGCCGGCGCATCGGTGCGCTTCGTGTTCCCGAACGCGCCGGTGCAGCGCGTGACGATCAATAACGGCATGTCGATGCGCTCCTGGTACGACATCCTGGTCATGGACCTGGTACGCGTCGAGGACGCCCGCGGCATCCGCGCCTCCGAAGCCGCGATCCACAAGCTGATCGCGCGCGAGAACGCCCGCGGCATCCCGACCTCGAAGATCGTGCTGGCAGGCTTTTCGCAGGGCTGCGCCATGACCCTGCACACGGGCATCCGCCTGCCGGAAAAGCTGGCGGGCATGATGGGCCTGTCGGGCTATCTGCCGCTGCTGGACACGGCCGAAGCCGAGCGCAACAGCGCCAACCAGGACACACCCATCTTCCTGGCCCATGGCCAGTACGACCCGGTGGTGTCGCTGCCGCGCGCCCAGGCCTCGCTGGCCGAGCTGCGGCGGCTGGGCTACGACGTGCAATGGCACACCTACCCGATGCCGCACTCGGTCTGCGCCGAGGAAGTGGCGGATATCTCCAAGTTCCTGAACCAGGTTCTGGTCTGA
- a CDS encoding ABC transporter substrate-binding protein — translation MKSLPSPRLAAAALLALFAPLAAQAEALNPPVKVRYEEVVRSILYVPKYVALSQGYFKDAGLDVSMKTSQGTDKGMTALLSGSADIVLIGPEASIYVHNSESPVKPKIFAGLTATDGFFLLARKPVEKFDWSMLKGKEVIGFRPGSNPIVFLETALRKHGVDPQKDVKLLNNIGIPARAGAWMAGQGEYGIFLEPEAGELVRNGKGYIVASVGHEVGQVDYTVFTATDKYIRDNPKVIQAWTDVVARAEKYVKDTPAATLTPQIMTYFPGMDQAAVTEAIERYKKYQIWKTTPLVTAEAMNQLQDMLIASAVMKDNARVKYEDVVVTDFAKKAQ, via the coding sequence GTGAAATCCTTGCCATCGCCCCGTCTGGCGGCTGCGGCGCTGCTCGCGCTGTTCGCCCCCTTGGCCGCCCAGGCCGAAGCCCTCAATCCCCCCGTGAAGGTCCGCTACGAAGAAGTGGTGCGGTCCATTCTTTACGTGCCCAAGTACGTGGCCCTGTCGCAGGGCTATTTCAAGGACGCGGGCCTGGACGTGTCCATGAAGACCTCGCAAGGCACCGACAAGGGCATGACCGCCCTGCTGTCCGGCAGCGCCGACATCGTGCTGATCGGGCCCGAGGCGTCCATCTACGTCCACAACAGCGAATCCCCGGTCAAGCCCAAGATCTTTGCCGGGCTGACCGCCACCGACGGATTCTTCCTTTTGGCGCGCAAGCCGGTGGAGAAGTTCGACTGGTCCATGCTCAAGGGCAAGGAGGTCATCGGCTTCCGGCCGGGCTCCAATCCCATCGTGTTCCTGGAAACGGCGCTGCGCAAGCATGGCGTGGATCCCCAAAAGGACGTGAAGCTGCTGAACAACATCGGCATTCCCGCGCGCGCGGGCGCCTGGATGGCCGGCCAGGGCGAATATGGCATTTTTCTTGAACCCGAGGCCGGCGAATTGGTGCGCAACGGCAAGGGCTACATCGTCGCCTCGGTGGGCCACGAAGTCGGCCAGGTGGACTACACGGTCTTCACCGCCACCGACAAGTACATCCGCGACAACCCCAAGGTCATCCAGGCCTGGACCGACGTGGTGGCGCGCGCCGAAAAATACGTGAAGGACACGCCCGCGGCCACGCTGACGCCGCAGATCATGACGTACTTCCCCGGCATGGACCAGGCTGCGGTGACAGAGGCCATCGAGCGCTACAAGAAGTACCAGATCTGGAAGACCACGCCGCTGGTGACGGCCGAAGCCATGAACCAGTTGCAGGACATGCTGATCGCCAGCGCGGTCATGAAGGACAACGCCCGCGTGAAGTACGAGGACGTGGTGGTGACCGACTTCGCGAAGAAGGCCCAATGA
- a CDS encoding ABC transporter permease — MNAPVANTVPLRAVRAPSEKYLNYLRRDRARRRHIRIAQALLLAVFLCAWEILPRMHILNPLLTSYPSALWPTFIELWNNGNLGKHIMTTLSATLVGFGLSMAIGIVVAAALWWSDFLYKVLDPFLVVANAMPKIAFVPIFYLWLGSDYAVYGMAVAIAVFVTIMVVYAGFRGIDLNKVKLAHTFGASRWQVLTKVVLPGSVPTLIAAVKMNIGLALVGVIVGEFQSADSGLGFLIMNGSQVFKLNIVMTAIAILALISSVMYLIVYRIEAAIARRYG; from the coding sequence ATGAACGCGCCCGTCGCCAACACCGTTCCGCTGCGCGCCGTGCGCGCGCCCAGCGAGAAGTACCTGAACTACCTGCGGCGCGACCGCGCCCGCCGCCGGCACATCCGCATCGCGCAGGCGCTGCTCTTGGCCGTGTTCCTGTGCGCCTGGGAAATCCTGCCGCGCATGCACATCCTCAACCCGCTCCTGACCAGCTACCCCAGCGCGCTGTGGCCGACGTTCATCGAGCTCTGGAACAACGGCAACCTGGGCAAGCACATCATGACCACGCTGAGCGCCACGCTGGTGGGCTTCGGCCTGAGCATGGCGATCGGCATCGTGGTGGCGGCCGCGCTGTGGTGGTCGGACTTCCTGTACAAGGTGCTGGACCCCTTCCTGGTGGTGGCCAACGCCATGCCCAAGATCGCCTTCGTGCCGATCTTCTACCTGTGGCTGGGTTCGGACTACGCGGTGTACGGCATGGCCGTGGCGATCGCGGTGTTCGTGACCATCATGGTGGTGTATGCGGGGTTTCGCGGCATAGACCTGAACAAGGTGAAGCTCGCCCACACCTTCGGCGCCAGCCGCTGGCAGGTGCTGACCAAGGTGGTGCTGCCGGGCAGCGTGCCCACGCTGATCGCGGCGGTGAAGATGAACATCGGCCTGGCGCTGGTGGGGGTGATCGTGGGCGAGTTCCAGTCGGCGGATTCCGGCCTGGGCTTTCTCATCATGAACGGCAGCCAGGTGTTCAAGCTGAACATCGTCATGACCGCCATCGCCATCCTGGCCCTGATCTCCAGCGTGATGTACCTGATCGTCTACCGCATCGAAGCCGCGATCGCGCGGCGCTACGGATAA
- the pmbA gene encoding metalloprotease PmbA, which translates to MVKTSSSLPLAANHARFSELVEQTLAYARQIGASDAAAEVSESLGLSVSVRKNDIETVEQTRDRSLDLTVYAGQSRGSASTSDFSEAALRQTVEAAWHIARHTAADPAAGLPDADQLATEFPDLDLHRAWGVSTEEAAELALRAERAAREVDPRITNTDGATVGTYEGQFVMGNTRGFLGGYPYSRHSLSVAPIAGRGNGMQRDYWYSSERDPAKLASPEAIGRYAAERTLSRLSARRIRTGKFPVLFEAPLALGLVGALTQAANGGALYRKASFLLDALGKPIFPEHINLTEDPHIRGAMGSSPFDDEGVRTRRRSVVSAGVLEGYFLSSYTARKLGMTTTGNAGGSHNLVFSSTQTRRGDDFEAMLKKMGTGFLVTELIGQGVNYVTGDYSRGAFGYWVENGQIQHAVQEITIAGNLADMFKQIVAVGADTISRGTKTTGSILIEQMAIAGI; encoded by the coding sequence ATGGTTAAAACCTCCTCATCCTTGCCGCTGGCGGCGAATCACGCGCGTTTTTCTGAACTCGTCGAACAAACCCTCGCCTATGCGCGCCAGATCGGCGCCTCCGACGCAGCGGCGGAAGTCTCGGAAAGCCTGGGCCTGTCGGTCTCCGTACGCAAGAACGACATCGAAACCGTCGAACAGACCCGCGACCGTTCGCTGGACCTGACGGTCTACGCCGGCCAGAGCCGCGGCTCCGCTTCCACCTCCGACTTTTCCGAAGCGGCGCTGCGCCAGACGGTCGAAGCCGCCTGGCACATCGCGCGCCATACCGCCGCCGATCCGGCCGCCGGCCTGCCCGACGCCGACCAGCTGGCCACCGAATTCCCCGACCTGGACCTGCACCGCGCCTGGGGCGTGTCCACCGAAGAAGCCGCCGAGCTGGCGCTGCGCGCCGAGCGCGCCGCGCGCGAGGTCGATCCGCGCATCACCAATACCGATGGCGCCACCGTGGGCACCTACGAAGGCCAGTTCGTGATGGGCAACACGCGCGGCTTCCTGGGCGGCTACCCGTACTCGCGCCACAGCCTGTCGGTCGCGCCCATCGCCGGCCGCGGCAACGGCATGCAGCGCGACTACTGGTACAGCTCCGAACGCGATCCGGCCAAGCTGGCTTCGCCCGAAGCCATCGGCCGCTACGCCGCCGAGCGCACGCTGTCGCGGCTGTCGGCCCGCCGCATCCGCACCGGCAAGTTCCCCGTCCTGTTCGAAGCGCCCCTGGCGTTGGGGCTGGTGGGCGCCTTGACCCAGGCCGCCAACGGCGGCGCGCTGTACCGCAAGGCCAGCTTCCTGCTGGACGCGCTGGGCAAGCCCATCTTCCCCGAACATATCAACCTGACCGAAGATCCGCACATCCGCGGCGCGATGGGCAGCTCGCCCTTCGACGACGAAGGCGTGCGCACGCGCCGCCGCAGCGTGGTGTCGGCCGGGGTGCTGGAAGGCTATTTCCTGTCGTCCTACACCGCTCGCAAATTGGGCATGACCACCACCGGCAATGCCGGCGGTTCGCATAACCTGGTGTTCAGCTCCACCCAGACCCGCCGTGGCGACGACTTCGAAGCCATGCTCAAGAAGATGGGCACGGGCTTTCTCGTCACGGAGCTGATCGGCCAGGGCGTCAACTACGTCACCGGCGACTACTCGCGCGGCGCGTTCGGCTACTGGGTGGAAAACGGCCAGATCCAGCACGCGGTGCAGGAAATCACCATTGCCGGCAATCTGGCCGATATGTTCAAGCAGATCGTGGCGGTCGGCGCCGACACGATTTCGCGCGGCACCAAGACCACCGGCTCGATCCTGATCGAGCAGATGGCGATCGCCGGAATCTGA
- a CDS encoding isochorismatase family cysteine hydrolase, with protein MEFPQWVKDRVIARQGRLHPYDELPAARLAVVVVDMQQYFTLPGYQGECAPAREIIAPINRLCDAVRAAGGTIVWVQTASDNADSFWSHHHGVMLTPERSARRLETLRRDAPGYALHQDLHAHDTDLRVTKRFYSAMAPGSSELEPLLRGRGVDTLLIAGTVTNVCCESTARDAMMRDFRTIMVDDALAAVTPAEHEHALHGWMLFFGDVLSVDESIARLKPAQAARKTA; from the coding sequence ATGGAATTCCCGCAATGGGTAAAGGATCGCGTGATCGCCCGCCAGGGCCGCCTGCACCCCTATGACGAACTGCCCGCCGCGCGCCTCGCGGTGGTGGTGGTGGACATGCAGCAGTACTTCACGCTGCCCGGCTACCAGGGCGAATGCGCGCCGGCGCGCGAGATCATCGCCCCCATCAACCGCCTGTGCGACGCGGTGCGCGCCGCCGGCGGCACCATCGTGTGGGTGCAGACCGCCTCCGATAACGCCGACTCGTTCTGGTCGCACCATCACGGCGTGATGCTGACGCCGGAGCGCAGCGCCAGGCGTCTGGAAACGCTGCGCCGCGATGCTCCGGGGTATGCGCTGCATCAGGACCTGCATGCGCACGACACCGACCTGCGCGTGACCAAGCGCTTCTACAGCGCGATGGCGCCGGGCTCGTCCGAACTGGAGCCGCTGTTGCGCGGGCGCGGCGTGGACACGCTGCTGATCGCCGGCACCGTCACCAATGTGTGCTGCGAATCCACCGCGCGCGACGCGATGATGCGGGACTTCCGCACCATCATGGTGGACGACGCGCTGGCCGCCGTCACGCCTGCCGAGCATGAACACGCGTTGCACGGCTGGATGCTGTTCTTCGGCGACGTGCTGTCGGTGGACGAATCGATCGCGCGGCTCAAGCCCGCCCAGGCAGCCAGGAAGACCGCCTGA
- a CDS encoding TRAP transporter substrate-binding protein: protein MQRRSFLKHAGLGAVATGAAVSAPAFAQDMPSLSWRLSSGFPSTLDLRIGAGESFCKFVSEATGGKFNIRHFPEGEIVPAADLMEAVSTKKVECGHASSRAYYAKNPVFCFDAAVPFGLNARQMNAWMSEGGGLRLTRELFKPEKIINFPLGNTGAQMGGWYTKEIKRAGDLKDLKMRVGGLAGDVLAKLGVAPQQADPAKLAEAFEKDGLQAVAGAGPYDDDKLGLNKVAKYYYAPGWWAPGEQLSLYINDEAWNALPKNYQAVVDAAAQAAHAAAIARYDARNAAALAQLTTNGAQIRTFPRSIMDLAFEATQQLYKDLGAKDPRFKAMHDSYMGFRDSEMPWFRLTESAYDQYLGVALSART, encoded by the coding sequence ATGCAACGACGTTCGTTCTTGAAGCACGCCGGTCTCGGCGCTGTCGCCACCGGAGCCGCCGTCAGCGCGCCCGCGTTCGCGCAGGACATGCCATCATTGAGCTGGCGCCTGTCTTCCGGCTTCCCCAGCACCCTGGATCTGCGCATTGGCGCTGGCGAAAGCTTCTGCAAGTTCGTCTCTGAAGCCACGGGCGGAAAGTTCAACATCCGCCATTTCCCCGAGGGCGAGATCGTGCCCGCCGCGGACCTGATGGAAGCGGTCTCCACCAAGAAGGTGGAATGCGGCCATGCCTCGTCCCGCGCCTACTACGCCAAGAACCCCGTCTTCTGCTTCGACGCCGCAGTGCCCTTCGGCCTGAACGCCAGGCAGATGAACGCCTGGATGAGCGAAGGCGGCGGCCTGCGGCTGACCCGCGAACTCTTCAAGCCTGAAAAAATCATCAACTTTCCGCTGGGCAACACCGGCGCCCAGATGGGCGGCTGGTACACCAAGGAAATCAAGCGCGCCGGCGACCTGAAAGACCTGAAAATGCGGGTGGGCGGCCTGGCCGGCGACGTGCTGGCCAAGCTGGGCGTGGCGCCGCAGCAGGCCGATCCCGCCAAGCTGGCCGAAGCCTTCGAGAAGGACGGCCTGCAGGCGGTGGCGGGCGCGGGCCCCTACGATGACGACAAGCTCGGTCTTAATAAGGTTGCTAAGTATTACTACGCACCCGGCTGGTGGGCGCCCGGCGAACAGCTGTCGCTGTATATCAACGACGAAGCCTGGAATGCGTTGCCCAAGAACTACCAGGCCGTGGTGGACGCGGCCGCCCAGGCCGCGCATGCCGCCGCCATCGCCCGCTACGATGCCCGCAACGCGGCCGCGCTGGCCCAATTGACGACAAACGGCGCTCAAATCCGTACATTCCCGCGGTCCATCATGGACCTGGCGTTCGAGGCCACGCAGCAGCTCTATAAGGACTTGGGCGCCAAAGACCCCAGATTCAAGGCGATGCACGATAGTTACATGGGTTTTCGCGACAGCGAAATGCCATGGTTCCGTCTGACCGAAAGCGCCTACGACCAATACCTGGGCGTAGCGCTATCGGCCAGAACGTAG
- the yjgA gene encoding ribosome biogenesis factor YjgA: MNSHIEEESVDDGYDENGYDRPSKSQVKREMHALLDLGKQLIELSPERLKQLPLAERLYEAIRTAQRTTGREGKRRQVHFVGKLMRDAPADEIRAQLDVWENGSREETAAMHRLETLRDRLLDDDEALTKLLNSNPQADVQQLRALIRAARKEKLANAALLQGQEPQKKHYRALFQALKTLTL, from the coding sequence ATGAATTCCCATATTGAAGAAGAATCCGTCGACGACGGTTACGACGAGAACGGCTACGACCGTCCCAGCAAGTCCCAGGTCAAGCGCGAAATGCACGCGCTGCTGGACCTGGGCAAGCAGCTGATCGAACTGTCCCCCGAACGCCTCAAGCAATTGCCGCTGGCCGAGCGTCTCTATGAGGCGATCCGCACGGCGCAGCGCACCACCGGGCGCGAGGGCAAGCGGCGCCAGGTTCACTTCGTGGGCAAGCTGATGCGCGACGCGCCCGCCGACGAGATCCGCGCCCAGCTCGATGTCTGGGAAAACGGCTCGCGCGAGGAAACCGCCGCCATGCACCGGCTGGAGACGCTGCGCGACCGCCTGCTGGACGACGACGAGGCCTTGACCAAGCTGCTCAACAGCAATCCGCAAGCCGACGTGCAGCAGCTGCGCGCGCTGATCCGCGCCGCCCGCAAGGAAAAGCTGGCCAACGCCGCCCTGCTGCAAGGCCAGGAACCGCAGAAGAAGCACTACCGCGCGCTGTTCCAGGCCCTGAAGACCCTTACCCTTTGA
- a CDS encoding ABC transporter substrate-binding protein, producing MQSKTKKLLAALIAAGIVPAAHAADIKIGVAEALSGGAAQYGVSIRNGFQLAADEINAAGGINGNKIVLVVEDEQGKKEEAINVFKKLIFKDNVLMVFGPTLSNSAQAADPIAQAAKTVAFGTSNTADGITSIGNYVFRNSVTEADVLPATISTVKAKTGLKNVAVLYGNDDVFTKSGYDNFKKALEDQKIPVTTTETFAKGDVDFKAQLTKIKGTNPDAIVLSALLAEGAPIMVQARQLGLNVPVIGGNGMNSVKIFDLAPGGASNNLWIGSPWSIENKAPENVKFIDAYKAKFNGAPDQFAAQSYDAMYIAAQALKNVKISGDLPKDRAALRDALPAVTWTGATGPFKFRQANDRAGKPAGYDADQAPIVSVTKDGKYVIEK from the coding sequence ATGCAATCCAAGACCAAGAAGCTGCTGGCCGCGCTGATCGCTGCCGGTATCGTCCCGGCTGCCCATGCGGCCGACATCAAGATCGGCGTGGCCGAAGCCCTGTCGGGCGGCGCTGCCCAGTACGGCGTGTCGATCCGCAATGGTTTCCAGCTGGCCGCTGATGAAATCAACGCCGCCGGCGGCATCAACGGCAACAAGATCGTGCTCGTGGTCGAGGACGAACAAGGCAAGAAAGAAGAAGCGATCAACGTCTTCAAGAAGCTGATCTTCAAGGACAACGTCCTGATGGTCTTCGGCCCGACGCTGTCGAACTCGGCCCAGGCCGCCGACCCGATCGCCCAGGCCGCCAAGACGGTCGCCTTCGGCACCTCCAATACCGCCGACGGCATCACCTCCATCGGCAACTACGTGTTCCGCAACTCGGTCACCGAAGCCGACGTGCTGCCGGCCACCATCTCCACCGTCAAGGCCAAGACCGGCCTGAAGAACGTGGCGGTGCTCTACGGCAACGACGACGTCTTCACCAAGAGCGGCTACGACAACTTCAAGAAGGCCCTGGAAGACCAGAAGATCCCGGTCACGACGACCGAAACGTTCGCCAAGGGCGACGTGGACTTCAAGGCCCAGCTGACCAAGATCAAGGGCACCAACCCCGATGCCATCGTGCTGTCCGCACTGCTGGCCGAAGGCGCTCCGATCATGGTGCAGGCCCGCCAACTGGGCCTGAACGTGCCCGTCATCGGCGGCAACGGCATGAACTCGGTCAAGATTTTCGACCTGGCCCCTGGCGGCGCGTCGAACAATCTGTGGATCGGCAGCCCCTGGTCGATCGAGAACAAGGCCCCCGAGAACGTCAAGTTCATCGACGCCTACAAGGCCAAGTTCAACGGCGCGCCCGACCAGTTCGCGGCCCAGTCGTATGACGCCATGTACATCGCGGCCCAGGCCCTGAAGAACGTCAAGATCTCGGGCGACCTGCCCAAGGATCGCGCAGCCCTGCGCGACGCGCTGCCCGCGGTCACCTGGACCGGCGCCACTGGCCCGTTCAAGTTCCGTCAGGCCAACGACCGCGCCGGCAAGCCCGCCGGCTACGATGCCGACCAGGCTCCCATCGTCAGCGTGACGAAGGACGGCAAGTACGTCATCGAAAAGTAA